One genomic region from Candidatus Endomicrobiellum trichonymphae encodes:
- the ahcY gene encoding adenosylhomocysteinase: protein MKYDVKDIKLAEKGSKRILWAEKKMPVLKQIKEKFLREKPLKGKKISSCLHVTAETANLAVALKAGGAEVYLCASNPLTTQDDVAASLVKHYNIPVFAVKGENNETYYKHINAVLDIKPQITMDDGADLVTTVLLKRRDLLKDIIGGTEETTTGVVRLKAMAKDKALAYPVIAVNDALTKHFFDNRYGTGQSTIDGIIRATNILLAGKVVVSAGYGWCGRGFAMRAKGLGAHVIVTEVDHLKAIEAAMDGFEVMPMREAAEKGDIFVTLTGNLNVIGGSHFPLMKDGAIVCNGGHFNDEIDLKALKKISKSVKNVRDFVDEYTLRNNKALCVLGEGRLINLVAAEGHPASVMDMSFANQAFSVRYLVKNYKNLGNNVHIVPEKFDNEIASLKLNSMSIKIDVLTAEQKEYLNSWQFGT from the coding sequence ATAAAATACGACGTAAAAGACATTAAGCTTGCAGAAAAAGGCAGCAAAAGGATTTTGTGGGCTGAGAAGAAAATGCCCGTATTAAAGCAGATAAAGGAAAAATTCTTAAGAGAAAAACCTTTAAAGGGGAAGAAAATTTCATCTTGTCTACATGTTACTGCAGAGACGGCAAATTTGGCTGTTGCGTTGAAAGCCGGCGGAGCGGAAGTATATTTATGCGCATCAAATCCTTTGACAACTCAGGACGATGTCGCTGCTTCTTTGGTAAAGCATTACAATATTCCTGTTTTTGCAGTTAAAGGTGAAAATAACGAAACTTATTATAAACATATAAATGCGGTTTTGGATATAAAGCCTCAGATAACTATGGATGACGGCGCCGATTTGGTTACGACAGTTCTTTTAAAGAGAAGAGATTTATTGAAAGATATTATAGGCGGGACGGAAGAAACTACAACGGGTGTTGTTAGGCTCAAGGCTATGGCAAAAGATAAAGCTCTTGCGTATCCTGTCATTGCCGTTAATGATGCATTGACAAAACATTTTTTTGACAACAGATACGGTACAGGACAGTCAACTATTGACGGTATAATAAGAGCTACGAATATTTTGCTTGCCGGAAAAGTTGTTGTCAGCGCAGGGTATGGATGGTGCGGTAGAGGTTTTGCCATGAGAGCAAAAGGTCTCGGAGCGCACGTCATAGTAACCGAAGTTGACCACCTTAAGGCGATTGAAGCGGCTATGGACGGGTTTGAAGTTATGCCTATGAGAGAAGCCGCTGAAAAAGGTGATATTTTTGTTACTCTTACGGGCAATTTAAACGTAATTGGTGGCAGTCATTTTCCTTTAATGAAAGACGGTGCAATTGTCTGTAATGGTGGACATTTTAACGACGAAATAGATTTAAAAGCGTTAAAAAAAATATCTAAATCTGTAAAAAACGTAAGAGATTTCGTTGATGAATACACGTTAAGAAACAATAAAGCTTTGTGCGTGCTTGGTGAAGGGAGATTAATAAACCTTGTAGCTGCCGAAGGACATCCCGCAAGCGTCATGGATATGTCTTTTGCAAATCAGGCGTTCTCTGTGCGGTACTTAGTTAAAAACTATAAAAATCTTGGAAACAATGTTCATATTGTCCCTGAAAAGTTTGACAATGAAATAGCAAGTCTTAAGTTAAATTCTATGAGTATTAAAATAGACGTTCTTACGGCAGAACAAAAGGAATATTTAAATTCATGGCAGTTTGGAACATAA
- a CDS encoding glycosyltransferase family 9 protein: MEERKVLKLIEKCNAEHRVVLNPFAASRHRSFSYCRLKELIDIIEDEIDCCVFVNEGKIKFLENDITFVSCFESVLESAALIKYANAAITPDTSIVHISSAFRKKTVALYWDYSNTYEKINIIWAPNNSNAVQLFVDTKNDSLENDIKIYPVSIF; the protein is encoded by the coding sequence ATGGAAGAGAGAAAAGTTCTTAAATTAATAGAAAAATGTAATGCTGAACACAGAGTGGTTTTAAATCCTTTTGCCGCAAGCAGACATAGAAGTTTCAGTTATTGCAGACTTAAAGAACTGATCGACATTATAGAGGATGAGATTGATTGCTGCGTATTTGTAAATGAGGGAAAAATAAAGTTTTTGGAAAATGATATAACTTTTGTGTCCTGCTTTGAATCCGTTCTGGAAAGTGCCGCTTTAATAAAGTATGCGAATGCGGCAATTACTCCTGATACGTCTATAGTCCATATTTCGTCGGCTTTTAGAAAAAAAACAGTAGCTTTATATTGGGATTATTCAAATACTTATGAAAAAATCAATATTATCTGGGCACCTAATAATTCGAATGCTGTCCAGCTTTTTGTCGATACAAAAAATGACAGTTTGGAAAATGACATAAAAATATACCCAGTGTCGATATTTTAA
- a CDS encoding YggS family pyridoxal phosphate-dependent enzyme: MKNIHRNIEFIKNTVNSAKNTSVVVELIAVTKTFPYQCILEALKCEIKHIGESKIKEALPKFEQLGSSLVGITKHFIGHLQSNKVKKAVENFDLIHSLDSVKLAGSISLYAANIDKLQNCLIEVKVSQEITKTGVNPNYVEDFYKQCLSIPNILIKGLMVIAPYSDNPEDSRPYFKQVYNLFENIRKSYGSSEFNILSMGMSDDYKIAVEEGATMIRIGSAIFGKRNYGNK; the protein is encoded by the coding sequence ATGAAGAATATCCACAGAAATATAGAATTCATTAAAAACACTGTAAATTCAGCCAAAAATACTTCTGTTGTCGTTGAACTGATAGCAGTAACAAAAACTTTTCCTTATCAGTGCATTTTAGAAGCTTTAAAATGCGAAATAAAACATATTGGAGAAAGTAAGATAAAAGAAGCGTTGCCTAAATTTGAGCAGCTTGGTTCGTCTCTTGTCGGCATTACAAAACATTTTATCGGACATCTGCAGTCAAACAAGGTGAAAAAAGCCGTAGAAAACTTTGATCTGATACACTCTTTAGACAGTGTAAAGCTTGCTGGCAGCATAAGCCTCTATGCGGCCAATATAGATAAGTTGCAGAATTGTCTCATTGAAGTAAAGGTTTCGCAGGAAATTACTAAAACAGGCGTCAATCCGAATTATGTTGAGGATTTTTATAAACAGTGTCTTTCAATTCCAAACATTTTGATAAAAGGGTTGATGGTTATAGCTCCATACAGCGACAATCCTGAAGATTCTAGACCTTATTTTAAGCAGGTATATAATTTGTTTGAAAACATAAGAAAATCTTACGGCAGTTCTGAATTTAATATTTTATCTATGGGAATGTCAGATGATTATAAAATTGCTGTAGAAGAAGGTGCCACTATGATTAGAATAGGTTCGGCAATATTTGGGAAAAGAAACTATGGAAATAAATAA
- the ileS gene encoding isoleucine--tRNA ligase: protein MDKKKEYSKTVNLPKTDFQMKADLAYKEPVFIEEWDRERLYVKICEKNKDKEKFIFHDGPPYANANIHIGTGLNKVLKDFIIKYRSMSGNYVPFTPGWDCHGLPIEQLVLKEMKTDKSKVDRVVFRKQAADFASKFVEIQKSEFKRLGVIADWDHPYLTLDPKYEMFIVKVFGDLVEKGFIYRKKKPVYWCPTCETAMADAEVEYSDYSSDSIFVKFQIILLPEPVKTKEILLKDFSVLIWTTTPWTLPANVALAFNKESEYAAAVYKFEDSREEKLIVAKALAENVKDKIKAVSFEIVWEAKGIDFVSLKCRNPLVEDRQSQGIVAGFVSIEDGTGIVHIAPGHGQEDYQAGLEYGLEIISPVNDKGLYTKEVPEFENIHIYKANPLIIGKLDREGKILAKLRLTHSYPHCWRCGNPIIFRATPQWFLSVEHNDLRKKLLEAVKTVRWIPEYGENRITAMLEGRPDWCLSRQRLWGVPIPVFYCKECGEPLLDSKVIDKISALFGEKGSDLWFEVSEKELLKGTGAKCLSCNSASFKKEEDILDVWFDSGVSYEAVLSSGNYKDLEYPADLYIEGSDQHRGWFQTSMIPSVAVKGKSPYKNVLTHGFVVDGQGKKMSKSIGNIVSSDNLINKYGADVVRLWIASSDYKEDIRISDEIIRGLSDTYRKIRNTIRFLLGNIGDFDLKKALPFKDMQETDKYALSRLQQLISISLAAYESYEFHKAAAAIGNFCTVFLSGFYLDVLKDVLYCDKKDGIERKSAQSAMLKICSVIIRLISPILSFTAEEAWRELAKLLHDVPQSVFLLDFPVTDSKYVLHAETLEKWKKILYVRKEALAAYERLRQNKVIGSNLEASLNIKYGQKYNEVFKDLKLVNLTLGSWDVKCNFSDKEDDLLIEAAKSEYEKCARCWRHIDGIKDGLCPRCREVIDK, encoded by the coding sequence ATGGATAAAAAAAAGGAATATTCAAAAACGGTGAATCTTCCTAAAACGGATTTTCAGATGAAAGCAGACCTTGCGTATAAAGAACCTGTTTTCATTGAAGAATGGGATAGGGAGCGTCTTTATGTTAAGATCTGCGAAAAAAATAAAGATAAGGAAAAATTTATTTTTCATGATGGTCCACCTTATGCAAATGCGAATATACATATAGGAACCGGACTCAATAAAGTTTTAAAAGATTTCATTATAAAGTATCGTTCTATGTCCGGAAATTACGTGCCTTTTACTCCCGGATGGGACTGCCATGGTCTTCCTATCGAGCAGCTCGTTTTAAAAGAAATGAAAACCGACAAAAGTAAAGTCGACAGGGTTGTTTTCAGAAAGCAGGCTGCCGATTTTGCGAGTAAATTTGTTGAAATACAAAAAAGCGAATTCAAAAGGCTTGGTGTTATAGCAGACTGGGATCATCCATATCTTACTTTAGATCCTAAATACGAGATGTTTATAGTAAAAGTTTTCGGTGATTTGGTGGAGAAGGGATTTATATACAGGAAAAAAAAACCTGTTTACTGGTGTCCGACGTGCGAAACGGCTATGGCAGACGCCGAAGTAGAATATTCGGATTACAGTTCAGACTCTATTTTTGTAAAGTTCCAGATAATATTGCTTCCCGAACCGGTTAAGACTAAAGAGATTTTGTTAAAAGATTTCTCTGTATTAATATGGACGACAACTCCATGGACTCTTCCTGCAAACGTCGCATTGGCGTTTAACAAAGAATCCGAATATGCAGCCGCAGTTTATAAATTTGAAGATTCAAGAGAGGAAAAACTTATAGTCGCAAAGGCGTTAGCTGAAAATGTTAAAGATAAGATAAAAGCCGTAAGTTTTGAGATTGTTTGGGAAGCTAAAGGCATTGATTTTGTAAGTTTAAAATGCCGAAATCCACTGGTTGAAGACAGACAGTCGCAGGGTATTGTCGCCGGATTTGTGAGTATTGAAGACGGAACAGGTATAGTGCATATAGCGCCGGGGCACGGACAGGAAGATTATCAGGCAGGTTTGGAATACGGTCTTGAAATTATATCTCCCGTCAATGATAAAGGATTGTACACAAAAGAAGTTCCTGAGTTTGAAAACATTCACATTTACAAGGCAAATCCTTTAATAATTGGAAAACTCGACAGAGAAGGAAAGATTCTTGCGAAGCTGAGATTAACTCATTCATATCCGCACTGCTGGAGGTGCGGAAATCCGATAATTTTTAGAGCTACGCCACAATGGTTTTTATCGGTAGAACATAATGATTTGAGAAAAAAACTGTTAGAAGCTGTAAAGACTGTCCGCTGGATTCCAGAATATGGTGAAAACAGAATAACGGCAATGCTTGAAGGACGTCCAGACTGGTGTTTGAGCCGTCAGCGTTTGTGGGGAGTTCCTATTCCGGTTTTTTACTGTAAAGAGTGCGGCGAGCCGCTACTCGATTCTAAAGTTATAGACAAAATATCGGCGTTGTTCGGCGAGAAAGGATCTGATTTATGGTTTGAAGTGAGCGAAAAAGAGCTTTTAAAAGGTACTGGTGCAAAGTGTCTTTCATGTAATTCTGCAAGTTTTAAAAAAGAAGAAGACATACTGGACGTATGGTTCGATTCTGGTGTTTCTTATGAAGCCGTTTTGTCAAGCGGAAACTATAAAGATTTAGAATATCCCGCGGATTTGTATATTGAAGGCAGCGATCAGCATCGCGGGTGGTTTCAAACTTCTATGATTCCATCTGTGGCAGTAAAAGGGAAATCGCCTTATAAAAATGTTTTGACGCATGGTTTTGTTGTCGACGGTCAAGGAAAGAAAATGTCAAAGTCGATAGGCAATATTGTATCAAGTGATAATCTGATAAATAAATACGGAGCCGATGTCGTCCGGCTTTGGATAGCTTCAAGCGATTACAAAGAGGACATAAGAATATCCGACGAGATTATAAGGGGTTTAAGCGATACTTACAGGAAAATAAGAAATACTATAAGATTTTTATTGGGGAATATAGGGGATTTTGATTTAAAGAAAGCTCTACCTTTTAAAGATATGCAGGAAACAGATAAATATGCGTTAAGTAGGCTTCAGCAGCTTATATCGATTTCTTTAGCTGCTTATGAAAGCTATGAGTTTCATAAAGCCGCAGCGGCAATAGGTAATTTCTGCACGGTGTTTTTAAGCGGTTTTTATCTTGATGTTTTAAAGGATGTTCTCTACTGTGATAAAAAAGACGGCATAGAAAGAAAAAGCGCACAGTCTGCAATGCTTAAAATTTGTTCCGTTATAATAAGACTTATATCGCCGATACTTTCCTTTACCGCCGAAGAGGCTTGGAGAGAGTTAGCAAAATTGCTGCATGATGTGCCACAGTCGGTTTTTCTTTTAGATTTTCCAGTGACAGACAGTAAATATGTTCTTCATGCCGAAACTCTTGAAAAATGGAAAAAAATACTTTACGTAAGAAAAGAAGCGCTAGCTGCTTATGAAAGATTGAGACAGAATAAAGTTATAGGTTCAAATCTTGAAGCTTCGTTAAATATAAAGTACGGGCAAAAATATAATGAAGTTTTTAAAGATTTAAAACTTGTAAATCTGACTCTAGGCAGCTGGGATGTAAAGTGTAATTTTTCGGATAAGGAAGACGATTTGCTTATAGAAGCTGCAAAGTCAGAATATGAAAAATGCGCAAGATGTTGGAGACATATCGATGGTATAAAAGATGGATTATGTCCGAGATGCAGAGAGGTTATTGATAAATGA
- a CDS encoding sugar phosphate nucleotidyltransferase has protein sequence MKKLWSDIFDNRINTGIYIFEPEMFKFIPANKFFDFSVDLFPLLMRNRKQVYGYVMDEYWTDIGSTFEYKKGVFDVLDGRIEVNTGIKKKRDKYISSNTEIDKSVKIYGPCFIGSNVVIEKNVIIKPYAVISDNVKISSNVSVEKSIVWDNSKIGSNVKIINTIVGFGTIIPGNITLFDSIVMEEEYS, from the coding sequence TTGAAAAAGCTTTGGAGCGATATTTTTGACAATAGAATAAATACGGGGATTTATATTTTTGAACCTGAAATGTTTAAATTTATTCCCGCGAATAAATTTTTTGATTTTAGTGTGGATTTGTTTCCACTTTTAATGAGGAATAGGAAACAAGTTTATGGTTACGTAATGGACGAATACTGGACTGATATAGGAAGTACTTTTGAATATAAAAAAGGTGTTTTCGATGTGTTAGACGGCAGGATTGAAGTTAATACGGGAATTAAGAAAAAAAGAGACAAGTACATAAGTTCTAACACGGAAATTGACAAGAGCGTTAAAATATACGGACCGTGCTTTATAGGAAGTAATGTTGTAATAGAAAAAAATGTGATAATTAAGCCGTACGCCGTGATATCAGATAATGTGAAAATAAGCAGTAATGTATCTGTGGAAAAATCAATAGTTTGGGATAATTCAAAAATCGGTAGCAATGTGAAAATAATAAACACTATAGTAGGCTTTGGCACAATAATACCGGGCAATATAACATTGTTTGATTCTATAGTGATGGAGGAGGAATATTCCTAA
- the metK gene encoding methionine adenosyltransferase, whose product MSNQQGYFFTSESVTEGHPDKVCDIISDSILDAILKQDLKARVACETFISKELLIVGGEIKTSARINTKDIIKEALKKIGYDRLSFGFDCNTCKIIDTINTQSPDIAAGVDSGGAGDQGLMIGFACRETPEFMPLPIILAHRLAKRLTEVRRKDILQYLGSDGKTQVTVEYADGKPKRIDTVVLSIQHTKEVLDRTGNYMTKKSKEEIVNKVIKYVLGKSIDKNTKIYINPAGRFLLGGPSVDTGLTGRKIIVDTYGGMAAHGGGAFSGKDSTKVDRSACYMARHIAKNVVAAGFADKCTVQLAYAIGVADPVSIMVDTHHSGRISGPAIESAVRKIFPLTPKGITDYLQLRRPIFAQTAAYGHFGREEKDFTWEKLNKVSELKRECGGYVAS is encoded by the coding sequence ATGTCAAATCAACAGGGTTATTTTTTTACGTCTGAATCTGTTACCGAAGGTCATCCCGATAAGGTGTGTGATATAATTTCAGACAGTATCTTGGATGCTATTTTAAAACAGGATTTAAAAGCGAGAGTTGCATGCGAGACTTTTATTTCTAAAGAATTGCTTATTGTAGGCGGAGAGATTAAGACAAGTGCAAGAATTAATACCAAGGACATTATAAAGGAAGCTTTAAAGAAAATAGGCTATGATAGACTTTCTTTTGGGTTTGACTGTAATACATGCAAAATTATTGACACTATAAATACGCAGTCTCCGGATATTGCCGCAGGTGTTGATAGCGGCGGAGCCGGCGATCAAGGATTGATGATAGGTTTCGCGTGTAGAGAAACTCCAGAGTTTATGCCTCTGCCGATAATTTTGGCGCATAGACTTGCGAAGAGACTTACTGAAGTGAGAAGAAAAGATATTTTACAGTATTTAGGATCAGACGGTAAGACGCAGGTGACTGTTGAATATGCGGATGGAAAACCGAAAAGAATAGATACCGTTGTTTTATCGATTCAGCATACTAAAGAGGTTTTGGATAGAACGGGCAACTACATGACGAAAAAATCTAAAGAAGAAATTGTCAATAAGGTTATTAAATACGTTCTTGGAAAATCGATTGATAAAAATACGAAAATATATATAAATCCCGCGGGAAGATTTTTGCTTGGGGGACCTTCGGTGGATACCGGTCTTACCGGAAGAAAAATAATAGTTGATACTTACGGTGGAATGGCGGCGCACGGTGGCGGAGCGTTTTCAGGTAAAGATTCTACGAAAGTTGACAGAAGCGCATGTTATATGGCAAGGCATATTGCAAAAAATGTGGTCGCGGCGGGTTTTGCCGATAAGTGTACAGTGCAGCTTGCTTATGCGATCGGCGTAGCGGATCCTGTTTCAATAATGGTTGACACTCATCATTCGGGAAGGATTTCAGGACCGGCGATAGAATCTGCTGTGAGAAAGATATTTCCACTCACTCCGAAAGGTATTACGGATTATTTACAGCTTCGTAGACCTATTTTTGCTCAAACTGCCGCTTATGGACATTTCGGTAGAGAGGAAAAAGATTTCACTTGGGAAAAACTCAATAAAGTCAGCGAGCTGAAGCGGGAATGTGGAGGATATGTTGCGAGCTAA
- a CDS encoding glycosyltransferase, producing the protein MKLMIAIPVYSREKYLETTAKSLYEYSNIDKSLIRVFNDCSTEFDDNYLKQLFNKFNARIINREKNLKADGNAYQITLVYLRF; encoded by the coding sequence ATGAAACTGATGATAGCAATACCTGTTTATAGCAGGGAAAAATATCTTGAGACTACTGCAAAATCTTTATATGAGTATTCAAATATTGATAAAAGCTTAATAAGAGTTTTTAATGATTGCAGCACTGAATTTGATGATAACTATTTAAAACAGCTGTTTAATAAATTTAATGCCCGCATTATAAATAGAGAAAAGAACTTAAAAGCCGACGGAAATGCTTATCAGATTACGCTTGTTTATCTGCGATTCTGA
- a CDS encoding DUF167 domain-containing protein codes for MIIKVRVIPNSKRNEVVSRVGSILRVKITAPAIEGRANEELCDFLSDFFDVKRSMIFLRKGERGREKTIEVLGRLEEELNEVLDTIP; via the coding sequence ATGATTATTAAAGTCAGAGTGATACCTAACTCAAAAAGAAATGAGGTCGTAAGCAGAGTGGGTTCTATTTTAAGGGTAAAAATCACGGCACCTGCGATTGAGGGCAGAGCAAATGAAGAGCTATGCGATTTTTTATCAGATTTTTTTGACGTAAAAAGATCGATGATTTTTCTGAGAAAAGGCGAAAGAGGCAGAGAAAAAACTATTGAAGTGTTGGGACGTTTGGAAGAAGAACTTAATGAAGTTTTGGATACGATACCGTAA